One window of the Carnobacterium maltaromaticum DSM 20342 genome contains the following:
- the rpsJ gene encoding 30S ribosomal protein S10: MAKQKIRIRLKAYEHRILDQSADKIVETAKRTGASVSGPIPLPTERTLYTVIRATHKYKDSREQFEMRTHKRLIDIVNPTPKTVDALMKLDLPSGVDIEIKL; this comes from the coding sequence ATGGCAAAACAAAAAATTCGTATCCGTTTAAAAGCGTATGAACACCGTATTTTAGATCAATCAGCGGATAAAATTGTAGAAACAGCAAAAAGAACTGGAGCTAGCGTGTCTGGACCAATTCCATTGCCAACAGAAAGAACACTCTACACTGTTATTCGTGCGACACATAAATACAAAGATTCACGCGAACAATTCGAAATGCGTACACACAAACGTTTAATCGATATCGTTAATCCAACACCAAAAACTGTTGATGCATTGATGAAACTTGATTTACCAAGTGGCGTAGACATCGAAATTAAACTGTAA